The following are encoded together in the Dioscorea cayenensis subsp. rotundata cultivar TDr96_F1 unplaced genomic scaffold, TDr96_F1_v2_PseudoChromosome.rev07_lg8_w22 25.fasta BLBR01000601.1, whole genome shotgun sequence genome:
- the LOC120254737 gene encoding uncharacterized protein LOC120254737: MADDEVVGGLWAMLAQERRKSISLMFLRFIAVVLLAVAACYLFISNFNSHLPATEKNTSTIDKQELVNIWPLLKELGVKEQQDLKKEVCDLSVGKWIPKS, encoded by the exons ATGGCAGATGATGAAGTGGTTGGTGGCCTCTGGGCAATGCTAGCTCAGGAAAGGAGGAAGAGCATTAGCCTGATGTTCTTAAGGTTCATCGCTGTTGTTCTCTTGGCTGTAGCAGCTTGCTATCTCTTCATCAGCAACTTCAATTCACATTTACCAGCGACTGAAAAAA ACACTTCAACGATAGACAAACAAGAACTAGTGAATATCTGGCCTTTATTGAAGGAATTGGGAGTTAAAGAACAGCAAGATTTAAAGAAAG AAGTATGTGATCTTTCTGTTGGTAAATGGATACCAAAAAGCTGA
- the LOC120254736 gene encoding protein trichome birefringence-like 26 — MGGLIEVFLHWKWQPSGCDLPAFDPLKFLNAMRDKSWAFIGDAIFHNHVYSLLCLTSSVTKAHEIYYDGYNTRTWYYPSYNLTIYSIWSPYLLASETENGPTHEIHLDILDSKWTEMYNKYDYMVISGGQWFYKRTIMYENNEVVGCHYCPDLELKKIDYEVAYRRALQLTFKFITTSEHKPFVVFRTWAPSHWEDGESPSERICNRTKPFIEGEINGSTSDLKMWRLETEEFEKAAAIGATNDVRMELLDVYQLSLLRPDGHPGPYGTYHPFDDDPSKKVENDCIHWCLPGPIDTWNELLMKVINRDVLDSVSAFL, encoded by the exons atgggaggCCTGATAGAGGTTTTTCTTCACTGGAAATGGCAACCAAGTGGCTGTGACTTACCTGCTTTTGATCCACTCAAATTTCTGAATGCAATGCGCGATAAATCATGGGCATTTATTGGCGATGCAATCTTCCACAACCATGTTTATTCTTTGCTCTGCTTAACCTCGTCG GTAACGAAAGCTCATGAGATATATTATGACGGATACAACACTAGGACATGGTACTATCCCTCATACAACCTCACCATCTATAGCATCTGGTCTCCATATCTGCTCGCTTCTGAGACTGAAAATGGACCGACCCATGAAATTCATCTTGACATCCTGGATAGCAAGTGGACTGAGATGTATAACAAGTACGACTACATGGTCATTTCTGGTGGCCAATGGTTCTACAAAAGAACAATCATGTATGAGAACAACGAAGTGGTAGGCTGCCATTACTGTCCTGACTTGGAGCTTAAGAAGATCGACTATGAAGTGGCCTACAGGAGGGCACTCCAGTTGACTTTCAAGTTCATCACTACATCTGAGCACAAGCCCTTTGTTGTCTTTAGGACGTGGGCACCAAGCCACTGGGAGGATGGAGAATCGCCTAGTGAAAGAATTTGCAACAGGACTAAGCCATTTATAGAAGGGGAAATCAATGGTAGTACTTCAGACCTGAAAATGTGGAGACTTGAGACTGAGGAGTTTGAGAAGGCTGCTGCCATTGGAGCAACGAATGACGTGAGAATGGAGCTCCTTGATGTTTACCAGCTTTCACTGTTGAGACCTGATGGGCATCCAGGTCCTTATGGGACTTACCATCCATTTGATGATGATCCGAGCAAGAAAGTTGAGAATGACTGCATCCACTGGTGCTTGCCTGGTCCTATTGACACCTGGAATGAACTGCTCATGAAGGTGATCAATCGAGATGTTCTTGACTCTGTGTCTGCTTTTCTCTAG